Genomic segment of Streptomyces alboniger:
GGAGCAGGGAGCCGGTGGGGGCGCGGTCGGCGTGGCGGTCGGCCTCCGCGCGTACGCGGATCTCCACGCCGTCGGAGTCGCCGACCCACAGCGGCGCCGTGGAGCCGCGGACCTTGCCGGTGCCGCGTTCCAGGGTCCCCGGGTCGGCCGCGTGTTCGTGGTTGTGCGTCTCGACGTGCTGCCAGCCGGACCAGGTGCTGGTGCCGCTCGCGCGGGTGCGGACCTGGACGGTGCCGTGCAGTTCGTCGGCCGGGTCGTCCCAGACGACGCCCACCAGCGAGAAGGGGCGGACGTCGCGCCGGGTCAGGCCCTGTTCGCGCTCCGCGGGGCCGGCGGAGCGGTCGGAGCCGAGGGGGGCGAGCGGCAGCGACTGGGTGCTGCCGGGGATCCCCTCCGCGCCGGGAGCCGCCGCGGCGACGGGAGCCTCCTTCGCGCTGGAGGCCGTCTTCACTCCGGGGGGTGCGGCCCGGGCTGTGGACGACGGCAGGGTGAGGGGCAGGGCCAGAGCGGCCGCGCAGGTGACGCCGATCGAGGAAGTAAGGAATCCACGCATACGTCTGATGGTCGGCATAGCGGAACGTATCTGTCCATTGGGGAATTGACGGACCGTCGGCCCGGCGCGTTCGATCGGTGGCCCGCGCTTCCCCGCCACGCCGGGGGGCGCGCGGGTGCCCGCGTACGCTTGCGCCCGTGAACGCCAACGACCGCACCCCTGCCGACCTGCTGCGATCCGCGCTCGCCTCGGATCCCGGCCGTCCCCTGGTGACCTTCTACGACGACGCCACGGGTGAACGCGTGGAATTGTCCGTCGCCACCTTCGCCAATTGGGTGGCCAAGACCGCCAATCTGCTCCAGGGCGATCTCTCCGCCGAGCCCGGCGACCGGGCCGTGCTGCTGTTGCCCGCGCACTGGCAGACGGCCGTGTGGCTGCTCGCCTGTTCGTCGGTGGGTGTGGTGGCGGACGTGGGCGGCGACCCCGCGTCGGCGGACCTCGTCGTCAGCGGGCCGGACACGCTCGACGCGGCGCGCGCGTGCTCCGGGGAGCGGGTCGCGCTCGCGCTGCGGCCGCTCGGGGGGCGCTTCCCTCAGACGCCGGACGGCTTCGCCGACTACGCCGTCGAGGTGCCCGGTCAGGGGGATCAGTTCGCTCCGTACGCGCCGGTGGATCCGGACGAGCCCGCCCTCGTGGTCGGCGGCGAGGAGCTGACGGGCTCGGAGGTGGTGGAGCGGGCCCGCGCCGATGCCGCGCGACTGGGCGTGGAGGCGGGGTCCCGGGTCCTCTCGGGGCAGTCGTACGAGGCCTGGGAGGGCCTGAGCCACGGTCTGTACGGGGCGCTGGCGGTGGGCGGGTCCGTGGTGCTGTGCCGGCATCTTGAGCGGCTTGGCGAGGAGGGCCTGGAGAAGCGGGTCGTGGAGGAGCGGGTGTCCGTCACCGTGCGGTAGGCCTCGCGGCGGGCG
This window contains:
- a CDS encoding TIGR03089 family protein translates to MNANDRTPADLLRSALASDPGRPLVTFYDDATGERVELSVATFANWVAKTANLLQGDLSAEPGDRAVLLLPAHWQTAVWLLACSSVGVVADVGGDPASADLVVSGPDTLDAARACSGERVALALRPLGGRFPQTPDGFADYAVEVPGQGDQFAPYAPVDPDEPALVVGGEELTGSEVVERARADAARLGVEAGSRVLSGQSYEAWEGLSHGLYGALAVGGSVVLCRHLERLGEEGLEKRVVEERVSVTVR